Proteins encoded within one genomic window of Pigmentiphaga sp. H8:
- a CDS encoding type II toxin-antitoxin system RelE/ParE family toxin translates to MIQLYWTFEAIGDRESIYDYIETDNPVAALALDELFEEKSGRLIDHPDMGRPGRVAGTRELVVHRHYVLVYDMTGEKIRVLRVLHAARQWPPSKE, encoded by the coding sequence ATGATCCAACTGTATTGGACGTTCGAGGCCATTGGCGACCGTGAATCGATCTATGACTACATCGAGACCGACAACCCTGTCGCCGCACTCGCCCTCGACGAACTGTTTGAAGAAAAATCCGGCCGCCTGATCGACCACCCGGACATGGGCCGGCCTGGCCGTGTCGCCGGTACCCGGGAACTCGTCGTACACAGGCACTATGTGCTGGTTTATGACATGACCGGCGAGAAAATACGTGTACTGCGTGTACTGCACGCAGCCCGGCAATGGCCACCATCCAAGGAGTGA
- a CDS encoding CopG family ribbon-helix-helix protein yields MSEATFTFRVDESLKTAFATAAKARDRTGAQLLRDFMREFVQQQHEAAEHDTWFRREVKAGQDSANGGRLAPAAEVETRFAARRAATRRRLEQSE; encoded by the coding sequence ATGAGCGAGGCAACCTTTACATTCAGGGTCGATGAGTCGCTGAAGACCGCTTTCGCCACCGCGGCCAAGGCTCGCGACCGGACCGGCGCCCAACTTCTACGCGACTTCATGCGCGAATTCGTGCAGCAACAACATGAAGCGGCCGAACATGACACCTGGTTCCGCCGCGAAGTGAAAGCCGGGCAGGACTCCGCGAATGGCGGCCGTCTGGCACCGGCCGCCGAGGTCGAAACCCGATTCGCAGCCCGTCGGGCTGCCACGCGCCGCCGGCTTGAACAGTCAGAATGA
- a CDS encoding ABC transporter permease, producing MNAWLRLGAPAVVALVVIGLWQALVRAFDVPIYLVPAPTDVAQALVRDWELLSGSLWVTLEITGLALLAATVLGVLLAFLFVQSRVIEASLFPYAVLLQVTPIVAVAPLIIIWVKHTLVALTLCATIVAIFPIISNTVLGLRSIDPGLLDFFRLKRASRWQILWRLRLPSALPAFFGGLRIACGLALIGAVVAEFVAGTGGSQTGLAYQILQAGYQINIPRLFAALLLITVAGVVLFAAMTLLSRVVLRGWHEMR from the coding sequence ATGAACGCCTGGCTGCGCCTGGGCGCGCCCGCGGTGGTCGCGCTGGTCGTGATCGGGCTTTGGCAGGCCCTGGTGCGCGCGTTCGACGTCCCCATCTACCTGGTGCCCGCGCCGACGGACGTGGCCCAGGCCCTGGTGCGGGACTGGGAGCTCCTGTCCGGCTCGCTGTGGGTCACGCTGGAGATCACCGGCCTGGCGCTGCTGGCGGCTACCGTGCTGGGCGTGCTGCTGGCCTTCCTGTTCGTGCAGAGCCGCGTCATCGAGGCCAGCCTGTTCCCCTACGCGGTGCTGCTCCAGGTCACGCCCATCGTGGCGGTCGCGCCGCTCATCATCATCTGGGTCAAGCACACCCTGGTGGCGCTGACCCTGTGCGCCACCATCGTCGCGATCTTCCCCATCATCAGCAACACCGTGCTGGGGCTGCGCAGCATCGACCCGGGCCTGCTCGACTTCTTCCGCCTGAAGCGGGCCAGCCGCTGGCAGATCCTGTGGCGGCTGCGCCTGCCGTCGGCCCTGCCGGCCTTCTTCGGCGGCCTGCGCATCGCCTGCGGCCTGGCCCTGATCGGCGCCGTCGTGGCCGAGTTCGTCGCCGGCACCGGCGGCTCGCAAACCGGCCTGGCCTACCAGATCCTGCAGGCCGGCTACCAGATCAACATCCCCCGCCTGTTCGCCGCGCTGCTGCTCATCACCGTGGCCGGCGTGGTGCTGTTCGCGGCGATGACGCTGTTGTCGCGCGTCGTGCTGCGGGGCTGGCACGAGATGCGGTAA